The Streptomyces sp. V3I7 genome segment CCGGTCGTCAAGGACTTCCCGTCCCGGGTCTACGTCCCCAACACCAACTCCAACACCGTCACCGTGATCGACCCCAAGACGTACAAGGTCATCGAGACGATCCCGGTCGGCGCCCAGCCGCAGCACGTCGTCCCCTCCTGGGACCTGAAGACCCTGTGGGTCAACAACGACCGCGGCCACTCGCTCACGCCCATCGACCCGCGGACCGGCAAGGCGGGCAAGCCGGTCGCCGTGCACGACCCGTACAACCTCTACTTCACCCCCGACGGCAAGTACGCGGTCGTCATGGCCTCGCTCGACCGCGAACTCGTCTTCCGCGACGCGCACACCATGAAGCGCGTGAAGACCGTCCCGGTCAGCTGCTACGGCGTCAACCACGCCGACTTCTCCCTGGACGGGCGGTACTTCATCGTCTCCTGCGAGTTCAGCGGCGAACTGCTCAAGGTCGACACCGCGAAGATGAAGGTCGTCGGACAGGAGCGGCTCCCGCGCTCGGGCGCGATGCCGCAGGACGTCAAGGTCTCGCCGGACGGCAAGCGGTTCTACGTCGCCGACATGCAGGCGAGCGGGATGTGGATCCTCGACGGCGACAAGTTCTCCAAGCCGTCGTTCCTGCCCACCGGCGCCGGCGCTCACGGCCTGTACGTCAGCCGCGACTCCCGCGAGATGTACGTCTCCAACCGCGGCGAAGGCACCATCTCCGTCTTCGACTTCACCAAGAACCGGCTCACCAAGAAGTGGCGGCTGCCGGACGGCGGCAGCCCCGACATGGGCGGCGTCTCCTCGGACGGCAAGGTCCTGTGGCTGTCCGGCCGTTACAACTCCGAGGTGTACGCCATCGACACCCGCAGCGGCCGCCAGCTCGCCCGCATCAAGGTCGGCAGCGGCCCGCACGGCCTCGCCGTCTACCCCCAGCCCGGCCGCTACTCGCTCGGCCACACCGGCATCTTCCGCTGACGGGACGGAAGTTGGACACGCCGTCGGCCGGGTGACGATCCCCCACACCGCGCAGCCGAGACGCCATCGTGCTGCCCATGATCACCACTCGCGTTCGGCGGCGGGTCGCCGCCGCCGTCCTGTCCCTCGGTGCCGTCCTCTCGACCACGGCCGCCCTGCCCTCCGCCGCGCCGGCCCACGCCTCCGCCCAGGTGGCCCCCGCCTGCCCGCAGTTCGACGACCCGGTCAAGGCCGCAGCCGACCACCGCGTCGAGGTCGCCCGGATCACGCCGGCCCCGGTGTGGCGCAAGTCCTGCGGCACGCTGTACCGCAGCGACAGCCGCGGTCCGGCGGTCGTCTTCGAGCAGGGATTCCACCCGAGGGACGTTATCGACGGCCAGTACGACGTCGAGCAGTACGTCCTGGTCAACCAGCCCTCG includes the following:
- a CDS encoding YncE family protein; its protein translation is MHPHHAVRALAFGAALAALSLLSACASDDSQRADEALASRSAAQSAQSPRPKPEPRSEQTDGLPGMPPVLDPKDVYAADRPGKLSPVVKDFPSRVYVPNTNSNTVTVIDPKTYKVIETIPVGAQPQHVVPSWDLKTLWVNNDRGHSLTPIDPRTGKAGKPVAVHDPYNLYFTPDGKYAVVMASLDRELVFRDAHTMKRVKTVPVSCYGVNHADFSLDGRYFIVSCEFSGELLKVDTAKMKVVGQERLPRSGAMPQDVKVSPDGKRFYVADMQASGMWILDGDKFSKPSFLPTGAGAHGLYVSRDSREMYVSNRGEGTISVFDFTKNRLTKKWRLPDGGSPDMGGVSSDGKVLWLSGRYNSEVYAIDTRSGRQLARIKVGSGPHGLAVYPQPGRYSLGHTGIFR
- a CDS encoding ADP-ribosyltransferase, translated to MITTRVRRRVAAAVLSLGAVLSTTAALPSAAPAHASAQVAPACPQFDDPVKAAADHRVEVARITPAPVWRKSCGTLYRSDSRGPAVVFEQGFHPRDVIDGQYDVEQYVLVNQPSPYVSTSYDHDLYKTWYKSGYNYYVDAPGGIDVNKTIGDTHKWADQVEVAFPGGIARQYIIGVCPVDKATKTEVMNDCVSNPYYHPWH